The following proteins are co-located in the Fusarium verticillioides 7600 chromosome 7, whole genome shotgun sequence genome:
- a CDS encoding acetoacetate decarboxylase has product MPFGTFKTKEARGPIPLCSPPYPVGLDEFTDVTVLSVKYHTTYDAVKDMIPEELELEDEPIVTLTLFNYGMGPIGPYNEFVCGVEVKFQGNKMPFSIELVLNNEGAIYAGRERWGIPKLMGVVEFDPSATNSAPNGIITGHVERPAGCKLVQFGFKPLKKVQDWGVLDGMKRQSLHLRSIPAANSHDPPILREFIPTCMEITHAEVWTGEGSVGLFNVSEFDPVHRLKVVKYVGATLCRGARTVLHPTSKTFAI; this is encoded by the coding sequence ATGCCTTTCGGTACTTTCAAGACAAAGGAAGCTAGAGGCCCCATCCCTCTCTGCTCTCCGCCCTATCCTGTTGGCCTGGATGAATTCACCGACGTCACAGTTCTTTCCGTCAAATATCATACTACATACGATGCCGTCAAGGACATGATCCCCGAGGAACTAGAGCTAGAAGATGAACCCATTGTCACCCTCACCCTTTTCAACTATGGCATGGGTCCTATTGGTCCGTACAACGAGTTTGTCTGTGGAGTCGAAGTCAAGTTCCAGGGCAACAAGATGCCCTTTTCCATCGAACTTGTCCTCAACAACGAAGGTGCCATTTATGCCGGACGAGAGCGTTGGGGTATTCCCAAATTGATGGGTGTCGTCGAGTTTGATCCCTCCGCCACGAATTCAGCTCCTAACGGAATCATCACGGGCCATGTTGAGCGTCCCGCGGGGTGCAAGCTGGTCCAGTTCGGGTTCAAGCCGCTCAAGAAAGTTCAAGACTGGGGTGTTCTTGACGGCATGAAGCGCCAGAGTCTTCACCTCCGCTCCATTCCTGCGGCGAATAGTCATGATCCCCCAATTCTCAGAGAGTTCATCCCTACCTGTATGGAGATAACTCATGCTGAGGTTTGGACTGGCGAAGGATCTGTTGGTCTCTTTAATGTTTCCGAGTTCGACCCGGTTCATCGACTCAAGGTCGTGAAATACGTTGGCGCAACTCTGTGCAGAGGTGCTAGAACTGTTCTGCACCCAACTTCAAAGACCTTTGCTATCTGA